Below is a window of Candidatus Cetobacterium colombiensis DNA.
ATAACAGCTTGTCTTTCATATCCTCTACGAATTTGAGTATCCAATCTCCTTAAATCTTGTTGATGTCTATATTCACTTTGGTTGTATTGCGATCCTAGTATCAGAGCTGATCCAGTTACAATTGCAGCTCTAGTCCCTCCGTCTAATCCTCCCCACCAACTAGCGTAACTTAGTGAAGAAAATAGAAGTAATAATGACAATGTTGCTTTTTTCATTTTTATCACTCCTTTATTTTTATAATATATTATAAAAGTTTTTCCAACAAAAAGCAACTTTTGTATATTTTTTACTTATTTTAGTTATATATATATGGTATAATGCAAAATATAAATTTTTACCTAGTTATCTACAACACAACTGGTTATATTTTAAATTTCACTTTATAGCCTCTTATGTTGTATTTTTTATAAAGTATTAATTTTCAAGTCTACAACATAAATGGATATAAATTTAATAAGGAGATTATTATGGCAATAAAAAAAACAAATGCTATGAGAGAATTAGATCGATCTAAAATTAAATATGAAGTAATTGAATATGAAGTTGATGAAAATTATTTAGGAGCAATTTCTGTAGCTACTAAAACTGGAAACGATATAACCAAAGTTTTTAAAACATTAGCCATTACAAATGATAAAGATGAGCTTTTCATTGCTTGTATTCCTGGAAGTGACGAACTTGATTTAAAAAAAATGGCTTCTGCTGTAAACTCTAAAAAAGTAGAAATGCTTGAACTAAATAAACTTAAAGAAAAAACTGGTTATATTAGAGGAGGGTGTTCTCCAATTGGAATCAAAAAAAGACATCTTTCTTTAATTCACGAAAGTTGTTTAAAAAAAGATTTCATATTTATTAGTGGGGGGCAAAAAGGACTACAGATTAAAATTAAGCCTACAGATTTAATTAGTTTCTTAAATATGAAAGTAGAAAATATTATTATTGAATAATTTTTATGGGAGTGTAAATTAATGAATACATCTAATACTTTTATTTCAGTCTTATCTGATAAAAATATTATTGGAGTTATGTCCTCTTCTATTTCTATCATGATACTCGGATTTTACCTTGGAAAAAAAAATAAGCTCAGCAGCTCCTTTTCTGTTCCTTTAGGTGAAATTATATTAACTCTATCTATTCCAGCTTTATCTTTCAATGCTTTTATGAAAGATTTTGACAAACAAACTTTTTCAACAGGAATAAATATTCTTGTTTGGAGTTTTGTTATTCATCTATTTTTTATGATTAGTGGAAGTTTATTTTACAAAAATCTAAATTTAGAAAAACAATTAACATTAAAAATAATGTCTGTTTTTGGAGGAATAACTGTTTTTGGAATTCCTATAGCACAAGCGTTATATGGAGATCTAGGAATTATTTATTCCTCTATTTTTTCTATTCCGTACAGAGTTCTACTATATTCTTATGGCTTCATTAAAATGTCAGGTATAAAAATAGATAAAAAAAATATAAAAGCAATGTTTTTAAACCCTGTAATTTTGGCAACCTTTATAGGTCTTACAATTTGGATTTTTCAAGAAATATTACCTCAAGTAAACATAAATGGACAAAATTATGCAATTTTTAGAATTGATAAAACAGCTTTTTGGTTATATAAACCTTTAGCTTTCCTTGCAGGTTTATGTTCTCCTTTAGCTTGGTTGGCTGCGGGACTAAAACTTTCAGAACTATCTATTAAAGAATCTTTAAGAATTAATATAGCTTGGCAGTTTTCTATTGTAAAAACAATTCTTATACCTCTTTTTACTTTGGCCATTATTTTTATTACTAATTTTTTTGGAATTTTAGAACTTTCTAAAGTTAGTTTAGGTGTAGTTACTATTATGATGGCTACTCCTACAGCATCTGTAGTTATAGCTTATTCTTTAAAATATAATAAAGAACCTTTAATTACTTCTAGTTGTTCTCTTCTTTCAACAATTTTTAGTTTAATCACAATTCCAATTTTAATTGCATTTTTACAAATTTTTAACTAAACTGAGATATTCTCAGTTTTTTTATTGTCCGCTAGTATTGTATAGATTATTTTTATATTTTTTGGCCTCTTATGCTGTAAAAAAAATAAAAAAGTGATAGAATTAGTAATATCATTCTTTGTGAGGTGAAATAATAAATGTATACTAAATTTTTTCTTAATTTTATAGTGATTTTAGGATTTTCTATTTACAAATATATTTTTCCATCATCTTTTTTTATTAATTTTTTATTCTTTATATACTTTTTTATAATTTTATATTATTTTTTTATATTTAAAAAAGATATTTTATTAAAAAAAATAATTAATTTTATTGTCTTACTCTCATTTTTTATTTTTACTATCGGATTAACAACTATAATTTTAGATATAAAAAATAATAAGACCATCGAAGTTAAAAATGATTATGTTATTATTTTAGGAGCTGGTTTAAAGGGTGATAAGCCTAAAAGTGTTTTAAAATACCGATTGAATAAAGCTTTAGAATATTATAAAAAATATCCCAATACTATTTTCATTGTTTCAGGAGGTCAAGGAAAAGATGAGATTATATCTGAAAGTGAAGCTATGAAAAATTATCTAGTTTTAAATCATATTCCTGCTAAGCAAATTATCAAAGAAAATAAATCTAAAACAACTTTAGAAAATCTTTTATTTTCTAAAAAATTGATACCTTTAAATATCAAAAATATTGGTGTTATAAGTAATGATTTTCATTTATATAGAGTTAAATTTTTAGCAAAAACTATTAATTTTAATATAAATCCAATTTATGCTAAAACTCCTTTTATTAGTCTCTTTAGTTTATATACTCGGGAAACTATCGCTGT
It encodes the following:
- the ybaK gene encoding Cys-tRNA(Pro) deacylase; its protein translation is MKKTNAMRELDRSKIKYEVIEYEVDENYLGAISVATKTGNDITKVFKTLAITNDKDELFIACIPGSDELDLKKMASAVNSKKVEMLELNKLKEKTGYIRGGCSPIGIKKRHLSLIHESCLKKDFIFISGGQKGLQIKIKPTDLISFLNMKVENIIIE
- a CDS encoding YdcF family protein, coding for MYTKFFLNFIVILGFSIYKYIFPSSFFINFLFFIYFFIILYYFFIFKKDILLKKIINFIVLLSFFIFTIGLTTIILDIKNNKTIEVKNDYVIILGAGLKGDKPKSVLKYRLNKALEYYKKYPNTIFIVSGGQGKDEIISESEAMKNYLVLNHIPAKQIIKENKSKTTLENLLFSKKLIPLNIKNIGVISNDFHLYRVKFLAKTINFNINPIYAKTPFISLFSLYTRETIAVIYYYIKNLNIFKNTKTPLNLNLVVFIL
- a CDS encoding AEC family transporter, coding for MNTSNTFISVLSDKNIIGVMSSSISIMILGFYLGKKNKLSSSFSVPLGEIILTLSIPALSFNAFMKDFDKQTFSTGINILVWSFVIHLFFMISGSLFYKNLNLEKQLTLKIMSVFGGITVFGIPIAQALYGDLGIIYSSIFSIPYRVLLYSYGFIKMSGIKIDKKNIKAMFLNPVILATFIGLTIWIFQEILPQVNINGQNYAIFRIDKTAFWLYKPLAFLAGLCSPLAWLAAGLKLSELSIKESLRINIAWQFSIVKTILIPLFTLAIIFITNFFGILELSKVSLGVVTIMMATPTASVVIAYSLKYNKEPLITSSCSLLSTIFSLITIPILIAFLQIFN